In Halobaculum sp. XH14, a single genomic region encodes these proteins:
- a CDS encoding Rpp14/Pop5 family protein, with protein sequence MKHLPKHLRPRWRYLAVGIETWPDASIPRGAFQRSLWYAAQNLLGDPGSADADLTVVTYEFGDGAGEAIVRARRGEVDAARAALACVADVDGEAIGLRVRGVSGTIRACEERYLGRAAGVRDERDVAFESESRRAYSRDGAVDVETPDGFVGATDEDVSR encoded by the coding sequence GTGAAACACCTGCCGAAACACCTTCGGCCTCGGTGGCGCTACCTCGCGGTCGGCATCGAGACGTGGCCGGACGCCTCGATCCCGCGGGGCGCGTTCCAGCGGTCGCTGTGGTACGCGGCCCAGAACCTGCTCGGCGACCCCGGCAGCGCGGACGCCGACCTGACGGTGGTGACCTACGAGTTCGGTGACGGCGCCGGCGAGGCGATCGTTCGCGCCCGTCGCGGCGAGGTGGACGCCGCACGCGCGGCGCTGGCCTGCGTCGCCGACGTCGACGGCGAGGCGATCGGCCTCCGCGTCCGCGGCGTCTCCGGGACGATCCGGGCGTGTGAGGAAAGGTATTTAGGACGCGCGGCCGGAGTTCGTGACGAGAGAGACGTCGCGTTCGAGAGCGAGTCGCGGCGGGCGTATTCACGGGACGGCGCGGTCGACGTGGAGACGCCCGACGGGTTCGTGGGCGCGACCGACGAGGACGTCTCACGCTAA
- a CDS encoding class I SAM-dependent methyltransferase, which translates to MKETIEEHADRFSEIAAEYDDDKTPEYEACAGLVIDQARPGATDTVVDLGCGTGAIALALAEDAGQVVGRDISEGMLEEARRKADERGVDDFTADYGEFRDPNYDGPADVVTTNFALHHLGEAEKRDAIEAMATLGGGSQSSAGAADPGEPRRIVLGDVMFFGEPDPEEPFYSPEVDEPSTVGSLVEMFTDVGYAVTKVDRVHDQVGVITAERVVAVEDA; encoded by the coding sequence ATGAAGGAGACGATCGAGGAGCACGCTGACCGCTTCTCGGAGATCGCGGCCGAGTACGACGACGACAAGACGCCCGAGTACGAGGCCTGTGCGGGGCTCGTCATCGACCAGGCGCGACCCGGCGCGACCGACACGGTCGTGGACCTCGGCTGTGGCACCGGGGCGATCGCGCTCGCGCTCGCCGAGGATGCCGGTCAGGTCGTCGGCCGCGACATCAGCGAGGGCATGCTGGAGGAGGCCCGCCGGAAAGCCGACGAGCGTGGCGTGGACGACTTCACGGCGGACTACGGCGAGTTCCGCGACCCGAACTACGACGGCCCGGCCGACGTCGTCACCACCAACTTCGCGCTGCACCACCTTGGCGAGGCCGAAAAGCGGGACGCGATCGAGGCGATGGCGACGCTGGGCGGCGGGTCGCAGTCGTCGGCCGGCGCGGCCGACCCGGGTGAGCCACGACGGATCGTGCTCGGTGACGTGATGTTCTTCGGGGAGCCGGACCCCGAGGAACCGTTCTACAGCCCCGAGGTGGACGAGCCGTCCACGGTCGGATCACTCGTCGAGATGTTCACGGACGTCGGCTACGCGGTGACGAAGGTCGACAGGGTCCACGACCAGGTCGGTGTCATCACGGCCGAGCGGGTCGTGGCCGTCGAGGACGCGTGA
- a CDS encoding RNase P subunit p30 family protein, which yields MFARPDGDATVSRYARTAREHGFGGVVVRTRTAEFDPEAVADATGIDVVPAVEIVADDPPSASGSVGNFRPDYPLVIVRGGTNALNRFAVEQDRVDVLARPMAGDGDLNHVLAKAAAEHGTRVEFDLGPALRESGGSRVRAIQDLRKLRELVTQYDAPFVASARPRSHLELRSPRELVAVGEEIGFSSGQVRAGLAEWGQLAARNRRRRSEEFISPGVERGRYEGDDRGAR from the coding sequence GTGTTCGCCCGCCCGGACGGCGACGCCACCGTCTCGCGCTACGCCCGCACGGCGCGCGAGCACGGCTTCGGCGGCGTCGTCGTGCGGACCCGGACGGCCGAGTTCGACCCGGAGGCCGTGGCCGACGCGACCGGGATCGACGTCGTTCCGGCCGTCGAGATCGTCGCGGACGACCCGCCGTCCGCGAGCGGGAGCGTCGGCAACTTTCGGCCGGACTACCCCCTCGTGATCGTCAGGGGCGGGACGAACGCGCTCAACCGGTTCGCGGTCGAGCAGGACCGCGTGGACGTGCTCGCGCGGCCGATGGCCGGCGACGGCGACCTCAACCACGTGCTGGCGAAGGCGGCCGCGGAGCACGGGACGCGCGTCGAGTTCGACCTCGGGCCGGCGTTGCGCGAGTCGGGCGGGAGCAGGGTCAGGGCGATTCAGGACCTCCGCAAACTCCGGGAACTCGTGACCCAGTACGACGCGCCGTTCGTCGCGAGCGCCCGGCCGCGTTCGCACCTCGAACTCCGTTCGCCACGGGAACTGGTCGCCGTGGGCGAGGAGATCGGGTTCTCCTCCGGACAGGTTCGCGCCGGGCTGGCCGAGTGGGGGCAACTCGCCGCGCGGAACCGGCGGCGCCGCTCCGAGGAGTTCATTTCCCCGGGGGTCGAACGTGGTCGGTATGAAGGAGACGATCGAGGAGCACGCTGA
- the folP gene encoding dihydropteroate synthase: MEYYEAANFLFDLRRFQVKPGTESVRDLLAQLGDPHEGVAFVQVAGSNGKGSVARMLASTLREDGRTVGLYTSPHFEDLRERIRVDGRKIPESAVAEFVEEAKPWLIERAADGEPLTFFEVVTAMGIWRFGRADVDVAVLEVGMGGELDATSVVDPVAACVTNVALEHTSVLGDTVEEIAEKKATVAPGDAPLVTGASGTALETIRAVAGDAVTVGDATATDRSGADADVTATYEGAVSHQESAVSVGGDGWTVEGRIPLLGAHQATNAGIAVTLARQLGLTDDGTLARGLRNAHWPGRFEVMGTDPFVVLDGAHNPGACATLSETLGELEYDDLHLVFGAMHDKDHDEMVAALPATETVRTCAPTLDRAEDPEVLAEVFRRGTDAAVTTESSVAAALSAARERADEADCVLLTGSLFCVAEARTAWTRVGIDKEVDGVTAAEATLRGANVTPTDAEDVRGRAVHRVIKIRVPARQADALQRELLAVGGACATSGIEGAGELHEVVLTGTLAQFRSLVESLEGQGLGLPDVAGDIRAAAGVEAIDSGGEGLSGPGGDDTTGSADDCSADSRSYPWEHGTAVMGVLNVTPDSFHDGGEFFDAEDALERATELVDAGVDIIDVGGESTRPGAETVPVGKEIDRIVPVIEAVAGADALVSVDTRKAAVAEAALDAGADVLNDVTGLEDPEMRFLAAERDVPVIVMHSIDAPVDPTTTVEYDDVVEDVIDQLNERVLLAEKAGIPRENVVVDPGLGFGKSKRENFELLGRVDELHALGCPVLIGHSHKSMFELVGGTAGDAGSETVAGTALAAANGADIVRVHDAAENVRAVRVAEAASDPDGFERRASSAEPAETGGSGRSGRSGGSGGSGGSEP, translated from the coding sequence ATGGAGTACTACGAGGCGGCGAACTTCCTGTTCGACCTCCGTCGCTTCCAGGTCAAGCCGGGCACCGAGTCGGTGCGCGACCTGCTGGCGCAACTGGGCGACCCGCACGAGGGCGTGGCGTTCGTGCAGGTCGCGGGGTCGAACGGGAAGGGCAGCGTCGCCCGGATGCTCGCGTCCACCCTCCGCGAGGACGGCCGGACGGTCGGGCTCTACACGTCCCCGCACTTCGAGGACCTCCGCGAGCGGATCCGCGTCGACGGCCGGAAGATCCCCGAGTCGGCCGTCGCCGAGTTCGTCGAGGAGGCGAAGCCGTGGCTGATCGAGAGGGCCGCCGACGGCGAGCCGCTGACGTTCTTCGAGGTCGTCACCGCGATGGGGATCTGGCGGTTCGGCCGCGCCGACGTCGACGTCGCGGTCCTGGAGGTCGGGATGGGCGGGGAGCTCGACGCGACGAGCGTCGTCGATCCGGTCGCCGCCTGCGTCACGAACGTCGCGCTCGAACACACGAGCGTCCTCGGCGACACGGTCGAGGAGATCGCCGAGAAGAAGGCGACGGTCGCGCCCGGGGACGCGCCGCTCGTCACGGGAGCGAGCGGGACGGCACTGGAAACGATTCGGGCGGTCGCTGGCGACGCGGTGACGGTCGGGGACGCGACCGCGACCGACCGTTCGGGCGCCGACGCCGACGTGACCGCGACGTACGAGGGTGCCGTCTCCCACCAGGAATCCGCCGTCTCGGTCGGGGGCGACGGCTGGACGGTCGAGGGACGGATTCCGTTGCTGGGTGCCCACCAGGCGACCAACGCCGGCATCGCGGTCACGCTCGCCCGGCAGCTCGGGCTCACCGACGACGGGACGCTGGCCCGCGGACTCAGGAACGCCCACTGGCCGGGCCGCTTCGAGGTGATGGGGACGGACCCGTTCGTCGTCCTCGACGGAGCACACAACCCCGGCGCGTGCGCGACGCTCTCGGAGACGCTCGGGGAACTGGAGTACGACGATCTCCACCTCGTCTTCGGCGCGATGCACGACAAGGACCACGACGAGATGGTCGCCGCGCTCCCGGCGACGGAGACCGTCCGGACGTGCGCGCCGACCCTGGATCGGGCGGAGGACCCCGAGGTGCTGGCCGAGGTGTTCCGTCGGGGCACCGACGCCGCGGTCACGACGGAGTCGTCGGTCGCCGCCGCGCTCTCGGCGGCGCGCGAGCGGGCGGACGAGGCAGACTGCGTCCTGCTCACCGGCTCGCTGTTCTGTGTCGCCGAGGCGCGAACGGCGTGGACCAGAGTCGGGATCGACAAGGAGGTGGACGGCGTCACCGCGGCGGAGGCGACCCTCCGCGGGGCGAACGTCACGCCGACGGACGCGGAGGACGTGCGCGGGAGGGCGGTCCACCGCGTCATCAAGATCCGCGTCCCGGCACGGCAGGCGGACGCCCTCCAGCGGGAGCTGCTCGCGGTCGGCGGCGCGTGCGCGACGTCGGGAATCGAGGGGGCCGGCGAACTCCACGAGGTCGTCCTGACGGGGACGCTCGCGCAGTTCCGGTCGCTCGTCGAATCGCTCGAAGGGCAGGGACTGGGCCTGCCCGACGTCGCCGGGGACATCCGGGCGGCGGCGGGAGTCGAGGCGATCGATTCCGGTGGTGAGGGCCTGTCCGGTCCCGGTGGTGACGACACGACCGGTTCCGCGGACGACTGCTCGGCCGACTCCCGGAGCTACCCGTGGGAGCACGGCACCGCGGTCATGGGCGTGTTGAACGTGACCCCGGACTCGTTCCACGACGGCGGCGAGTTCTTCGACGCCGAGGACGCGCTGGAGCGGGCGACCGAACTCGTCGACGCTGGCGTCGACATCATCGACGTGGGCGGCGAGAGCACGCGACCGGGCGCCGAGACCGTCCCGGTCGGGAAAGAGATCGACCGCATCGTCCCGGTCATCGAGGCGGTCGCCGGCGCGGACGCGCTCGTCTCGGTGGACACCCGGAAGGCCGCGGTCGCGGAGGCGGCACTCGACGCCGGGGCCGACGTGCTCAACGACGTCACCGGCCTCGAGGACCCCGAAATGCGCTTTCTCGCGGCCGAGCGCGACGTGCCCGTCATCGTGATGCACAGCATCGACGCGCCGGTCGATCCGACCACGACCGTCGAGTACGACGACGTCGTCGAGGACGTGATCGACCAGTTGAACGAGCGCGTCCTGCTCGCGGAGAAGGCGGGCATCCCCCGAGAGAACGTCGTCGTCGACCCCGGTCTCGGGTTCGGCAAGTCGAAGCGGGAGAACTTCGAACTCCTCGGGCGCGTGGACGAACTCCACGCGCTCGGCTGCCCGGTGTTGATCGGCCACTCCCACAAGTCGATGTTCGAACTCGTCGGCGGGACGGCTGGCGATGCCGGCTCCGAGACGGTCGCCGGGACCGCGCTCGCGGCGGCAAACGGCGCGGACATCGTCCGCGTCCACGACGCCGCGGAGAACGTCCGGGCGGTCCGCGTCGCCGAAGCCGCGAGCGACCCGGACGGATTCGAACGGCGGGCGTCATCGGCCGAGCCGGCGGAGACGGGGGGATCGGGCAGGTCGGGGCGCTCGGGCGGGTCGGGTGGGTCGGGGGGCTCGGAACCGTGA
- a CDS encoding sensor histidine kinase: MTVDGRGEGTERGTAEKLANLHAATREMMLAESSEEVAGIAATAATDVLGFSLNTVRLHEESPERLLPTAVSPAVEELAGDRRAYERGETVQWDAFDGDELLTFQDITEIDDDVPRTGEGSMLVAPLAEHGVLTLGSVRTADIDPADVELARVLAANVEAAMNRAERRATLAARTARLERQNERLDGFASIVSHDLRNPLNVAAGNVDLARETGDLDRLDAASDALDRMDGLIDSVLTLAREGRVVEETEPIGLSEISASAWSSVDAPDASFTVAGDAVVEADRERLRTLLENCFRNAVDHCGPAVSIRVEPLDGGGFAVCDDGPGIRPDEREEIFERGYTTTEEGTGFGLAIVRDVADAHGWSVTVTESDAGGSRFEFTLTR; the protein is encoded by the coding sequence ATGACAGTGGATGGCCGGGGTGAGGGGACGGAACGGGGAACCGCCGAGAAGCTCGCAAACCTCCACGCCGCGACGCGCGAGATGATGCTCGCGGAGTCGAGCGAGGAGGTCGCAGGAATCGCGGCCACGGCCGCGACGGACGTGCTCGGCTTCTCGCTCAACACCGTCCGGCTCCACGAGGAGTCGCCCGAACGACTCCTGCCGACCGCGGTGTCGCCGGCCGTCGAGGAACTCGCCGGCGACCGTCGCGCGTACGAGCGCGGCGAGACAGTCCAGTGGGACGCGTTCGACGGCGACGAACTGCTCACGTTCCAGGACATCACCGAGATCGACGACGACGTGCCCAGGACCGGCGAGGGGAGCATGCTCGTCGCGCCGCTGGCCGAGCACGGGGTGCTCACGCTCGGGTCGGTCCGGACCGCCGACATCGACCCCGCGGACGTGGAACTCGCCCGCGTGCTGGCCGCGAACGTCGAGGCGGCGATGAACCGGGCGGAGCGACGGGCGACGCTGGCCGCCCGGACCGCCAGACTGGAACGACAGAACGAACGGCTCGACGGGTTCGCCTCGATCGTCAGCCACGACCTCCGGAACCCGCTGAACGTCGCCGCCGGGAACGTCGACCTGGCTCGGGAGACGGGTGACCTGGACCGGCTCGACGCCGCGAGCGACGCGCTGGACCGGATGGACGGGCTCATCGACTCGGTGCTCACGCTGGCACGGGAGGGGCGCGTCGTCGAGGAGACCGAACCGATCGGGCTCTCGGAGATCAGCGCGAGCGCGTGGTCGTCGGTCGACGCGCCCGACGCGAGTTTCACTGTGGCGGGCGACGCGGTGGTCGAGGCCGACCGCGAACGGCTCCGCACGCTGCTCGAGAACTGCTTCCGGAACGCCGTCGACCACTGCGGTCCGGCCGTCTCGATCCGCGTCGAACCGCTCGACGGTGGCGGGTTCGCCGTCTGTGACGACGGTCCCGGGATCCGTCCCGACGAGCGCGAGGAAATCTTCGAGCGCGGCTACACGACGACGGAGGAGGGGACGGGGTTCGGGCTCGCGATCGTCCGCGACGTGGCCGACGCACACGGCTGGTCGGTGACGGTGACCGAAAGCGACGCTGGCGGATCGCGCTTCGAGTTCACGCTCACCCGTTAG
- a CDS encoding DUF7521 family protein, with product MVRSPELWAFILANVGLFLVGSTLALLSYLAYRRNRGRRSYRLSTIGFGFVVFGGLVEPVYQLSARGDYVLTRDELLLLQSGETLLMAVGLGILFYSITTHGTDADSTITSRTHAGTEYTLEAGYRDES from the coding sequence ATGGTTAGGTCCCCCGAACTGTGGGCGTTCATCCTCGCCAACGTCGGGCTGTTCCTCGTCGGCAGCACCCTGGCGCTGCTCAGCTATCTCGCGTACCGCCGGAACCGTGGGCGGCGGTCCTACCGGCTCTCGACGATCGGGTTCGGGTTCGTCGTCTTCGGGGGGCTGGTGGAGCCGGTCTACCAACTCTCGGCGCGCGGCGATTACGTGCTCACCCGGGACGAACTCCTGTTGTTGCAGTCCGGCGAGACGCTCCTCATGGCCGTCGGTCTCGGGATCCTCTTTTATTCCATTACGACACACGGAACCGATGCCGACTCAACGATCACGAGTCGGACCCACGCCGGGACCGAGTACACCCTGGAGGCGGGGTATCGGGACGAGAGCTGA
- a CDS encoding HTH domain-containing protein produces MSDDERSVDELLGLFGDELTRGILLSTSETPLSAEELSDRFAVSRTTVYRRVKRLGRYDLVHEAVRTDRDGHHYRVFEAAVDGITFGIEDGKLAVTVSVAGDLADGFEGFMDGMEASVDRVTREAGDRADRTDGTDTWGNPHHG; encoded by the coding sequence ATGAGCGACGACGAGCGGTCCGTCGACGAACTGCTCGGGCTGTTCGGCGACGAACTCACCCGGGGGATCCTGCTTTCGACCAGCGAGACGCCGCTGTCGGCCGAGGAGCTGTCCGACCGGTTCGCCGTCTCCCGGACGACCGTCTATCGGCGCGTGAAACGGCTCGGACGCTACGACCTCGTCCACGAGGCCGTCCGGACCGACCGGGACGGGCACCACTACCGCGTGTTCGAGGCCGCCGTCGACGGGATCACGTTCGGGATCGAGGACGGAAAGCTCGCGGTCACCGTCTCGGTCGCCGGCGACCTGGCCGACGGGTTCGAGGGGTTCATGGACGGAATGGAGGCGTCGGTCGATCGAGTGACACGCGAGGCCGGTGACCGGGCCGACCGGACCGACGGCACCGATACCTGGGGGAACCCTCACCATGGTTAG
- a CDS encoding winged helix-turn-helix domain-containing protein has protein sequence MSNEHVGDGFGAPMRDEWDMAGYVISSDYRTSVLGRLADGPATPSQIADNADIAVTHVSRALKGLRERRLVTLHVSEERAKGRVYGIIDQGSKVWELIESQGLVDRTQ, from the coding sequence ATGTCCAACGAACACGTCGGTGACGGGTTTGGGGCACCGATGCGGGACGAGTGGGACATGGCCGGCTACGTGATCAGTTCCGACTACCGGACGAGCGTGCTCGGGCGGCTCGCGGACGGACCCGCGACGCCGTCACAGATCGCGGACAACGCGGACATCGCCGTGACCCACGTTTCACGGGCCCTCAAGGGGCTTCGGGAACGACGGCTGGTCACGCTGCACGTCTCCGAGGAGCGCGCGAAGGGGCGGGTCTACGGGATCATCGATCAGGGGAGCAAGGTCTGGGAGCTCATCGAGTCGCAGGGGCTCGTCGACCGAACCCAGTGA
- the purN gene encoding phosphoribosylglycinamide formyltransferase, with the protein MKIAGMASNRGRNLRRIADLAPGGATLSVVLTNDADAPVLDAAAERGIATEVVERDPDEARESHERRVLDALAEHEFDLVCLDGYMRVLTAEFLRSAPTTLNVHPSLLPAFPGTDAHEQVLEAGVRTTGCTVHVVTEEVDGGPIVTQEPVAVFESDDAADLKERVLTEAEYAAYPRAVKWFAEGRVEVDPDAGTVTVDGDDAGDDGGFPSRRLVSDDRVRELRYGENPHQDAALYADTTCEEANVVAADQLNEGAKALSYNNYNDADGALNLVTEFDEPAAAVIKHTNPAGCATADTLAEAYADALSTDAKSAFGGIVALNRECDAATAELIVDSFKEVVVAPGYESDALDVLTGTENLRVLDVGDLGAPGRTGETLTEKPILGGRLVQERDLQSPTGADLEFVTEREPTDEEVETMLFAWKVLKHVKSNGILFAEGTETVGVGMGQVSRVDAVTLAAMKAESDAEGKSADGAVMASDAFFPFPDAIEEAAEAGIEAVIQPGGSVNDDDVIEAADAHGMAMAFTGSRSFRHD; encoded by the coding sequence ATGAAGATTGCCGGCATGGCGAGCAACCGCGGACGAAACCTTCGACGGATCGCGGACCTGGCGCCCGGCGGGGCGACCCTCTCGGTCGTACTCACGAACGACGCCGACGCGCCGGTGCTCGACGCGGCTGCCGAGCGCGGGATCGCCACCGAAGTCGTCGAACGCGACCCGGACGAGGCCCGCGAGTCCCACGAGCGTCGGGTGCTCGACGCGCTGGCCGAACACGAGTTCGACCTCGTCTGTCTCGACGGCTACATGCGCGTGCTGACCGCCGAGTTCCTCCGGTCCGCGCCGACGACGCTGAACGTCCACCCGTCGCTGCTTCCCGCGTTCCCGGGCACCGACGCACACGAGCAGGTGCTCGAGGCGGGTGTCCGGACCACGGGCTGTACGGTCCACGTCGTCACCGAGGAGGTGGACGGCGGCCCGATCGTCACGCAGGAGCCGGTGGCCGTGTTCGAGAGCGACGACGCCGCCGACCTGAAGGAGCGTGTGCTGACCGAGGCGGAGTACGCCGCCTACCCGCGGGCGGTGAAGTGGTTCGCGGAGGGGCGCGTCGAGGTGGACCCGGACGCCGGCACGGTCACCGTCGACGGCGACGACGCGGGCGACGACGGCGGGTTCCCGTCCCGTCGGCTCGTCAGCGACGACCGCGTCCGCGAACTCCGCTACGGCGAGAACCCCCACCAGGACGCCGCGCTGTACGCCGACACGACCTGCGAGGAGGCGAACGTCGTCGCGGCCGACCAGCTGAACGAGGGAGCGAAGGCGCTCTCGTACAACAACTACAACGACGCCGACGGCGCGCTGAACCTCGTGACGGAGTTCGACGAGCCGGCCGCCGCCGTCATCAAGCATACCAACCCCGCCGGCTGTGCGACCGCGGACACGCTCGCCGAGGCGTACGCCGACGCGCTCTCGACGGACGCGAAGTCCGCGTTCGGCGGCATCGTCGCGCTCAACCGCGAGTGCGACGCCGCGACCGCGGAACTGATCGTCGACTCGTTCAAGGAGGTCGTCGTCGCGCCGGGCTACGAGTCCGACGCGCTCGACGTGTTGACCGGGACGGAGAACCTCCGCGTGCTCGACGTCGGCGACCTCGGTGCGCCCGGCCGGACGGGCGAGACCCTGACCGAGAAACCGATCCTCGGGGGTCGCCTCGTTCAGGAACGCGACCTCCAGTCGCCGACGGGGGCGGATCTGGAGTTCGTCACCGAGCGGGAGCCGACCGACGAGGAGGTCGAGACGATGCTGTTCGCGTGGAAAGTGCTCAAACACGTCAAGTCGAACGGCATCCTGTTCGCCGAGGGCACCGAGACGGTCGGCGTGGGGATGGGGCAGGTGTCGAGGGTCGACGCCGTCACGCTCGCCGCGATGAAGGCCGAGTCGGACGCCGAGGGCAAGTCGGCCGACGGAGCCGTGATGGCCTCGGACGCGTTCTTCCCGTTCCCGGACGCCATCGAGGAGGCGGCCGAGGCGGGCATCGAGGCGGTAATCCAGCCCGGCGGCTCGGTCAACGACGACGACGTCATCGAGGCGGCGGACGCGCACGGCATGGCGATGGCGTTCACCGGATCGCGGTCGTTCCGGCACGACTGA
- the purB gene encoding adenylosuccinate lyase — MDIPREDPLAAVSPLDGRYAGRTAPLVPYASEAGLIRARVRVEVEYLLALAAEPAVGVSLSAAERDALRSVVGEFDAEDARLVKRLETDGAEGYAATNHDVKAVEYFLRTETPERVHPWIHFGLTSEDVNNLAHRLLVEPAVEDVLVPALRDVRDDLTAMAREHRDLPMLARTHGQPATPTTFGKELAVYAARLGKSLGRIADAREGLSGKLAGASGTYAAHRAAYPDVDWRTFSREFVTSLGLDHAPLATQVNPCDDLAALFDALRGANDVLLDLDRDMWLYVSDRYLGQEAAAGETGSSTMPHKVNPIDFENSEGNLSKANSDLTFLADYVTTSRLQRDLSDSTVKRNVGAAFAHCLIGYTKTKAGLEKVTPNEQVMREDLEANPEVIGEAVQTILRREGDTGAYERVKELTRGSRTTLEAFHGLFDDLDVDESTREELGALAPTIYVGYGGDLVDELDGRLDDDS; from the coding sequence ATGGACATCCCCCGCGAGGACCCGCTGGCGGCCGTCTCACCGCTGGACGGTCGGTACGCCGGCCGGACCGCTCCGCTCGTGCCGTACGCGAGCGAGGCCGGACTGATCCGGGCCCGCGTTCGCGTCGAAGTCGAGTACCTGCTCGCGCTCGCCGCGGAGCCGGCGGTCGGCGTGTCGCTCTCGGCGGCCGAACGCGACGCGCTCCGCTCGGTCGTGGGCGAGTTCGACGCCGAGGACGCCAGGCTCGTCAAGCGGCTCGAGACGGATGGCGCCGAGGGCTACGCCGCGACGAACCACGACGTGAAAGCCGTCGAGTACTTCCTGCGGACCGAGACGCCAGAGCGCGTCCACCCGTGGATCCACTTCGGGCTGACCAGCGAGGACGTGAACAACCTCGCCCACCGGCTGCTCGTGGAGCCGGCCGTCGAGGACGTGCTCGTGCCGGCCCTGCGCGACGTCCGGGACGATCTGACGGCCATGGCACGGGAGCACCGCGACCTACCGATGCTCGCGCGGACGCACGGCCAGCCGGCCACGCCGACGACGTTCGGGAAGGAGTTGGCCGTCTACGCCGCGCGTCTCGGGAAGTCGCTCGGACGGATCGCCGATGCAAGGGAGGGGCTGTCTGGCAAACTCGCCGGCGCGTCGGGGACGTACGCCGCACACCGGGCCGCCTACCCCGACGTCGACTGGCGGACGTTCTCCCGCGAGTTCGTCACGTCGCTCGGCCTCGACCACGCCCCGCTGGCGACGCAGGTGAACCCCTGCGACGACCTCGCGGCGCTGTTCGACGCGCTCCGTGGCGCGAACGACGTCCTGCTCGATCTCGACCGCGACATGTGGCTCTACGTGTCGGACCGCTACCTCGGCCAGGAGGCCGCCGCCGGGGAGACGGGCTCGTCGACGATGCCCCATAAGGTGAACCCCATCGACTTCGAGAACTCGGAGGGGAACCTCTCGAAGGCGAACTCTGACCTCACGTTCCTGGCGGACTACGTCACCACCTCGCGGCTCCAGCGGGACCTCTCGGACTCGACGGTGAAACGCAACGTCGGCGCGGCGTTCGCTCACTGCCTGATCGGCTACACGAAGACGAAGGCCGGGCTGGAGAAGGTCACGCCGAACGAGCAGGTCATGCGGGAGGACCTGGAGGCAAACCCCGAGGTGATCGGCGAGGCGGTCCAGACCATCCTGCGACGGGAGGGCGACACCGGCGCCTACGAGCGCGTCAAGGAGCTCACGCGCGGCAGCCGAACGACCCTCGAGGCGTTCCACGGGCTCTTCGATGATCTCGACGTGGACGAGTCGACCCGCGAGGAACTAGGCGCGCTCGCGCCCACGATCTACGTCGGCTACGGCGGCGACCTCGTCGACGAACTGGACGGCCGACTCGACGACGATAGCTGA
- a CDS encoding helix-turn-helix transcriptional regulator: MSVADAEADLSDDEYAGLQLVRESGGIHQSDFWKELDVSSRKGSRIAEKLSELDLIEREDAVYDGHNTYYLEPTAADLDFSLLMAGDLLSPFIGEEEIDPNGDAFTQWLMNLAYEEY; the protein is encoded by the coding sequence ATGAGCGTCGCCGACGCCGAAGCTGACCTCTCGGATGACGAGTACGCAGGGCTCCAGCTCGTCCGCGAGTCGGGCGGGATCCACCAGAGCGACTTCTGGAAGGAACTCGACGTCTCCTCGCGCAAGGGGAGCCGGATCGCGGAGAAGCTCTCTGAGCTCGACCTCATCGAGCGCGAGGACGCCGTCTACGACGGTCACAACACCTACTATCTGGAGCCCACGGCCGCCGACCTCGACTTCTCGCTGCTCATGGCCGGCGACCTGCTCTCGCCGTTCATCGGCGAGGAGGAGATCGACCCGAACGGCGACGCGTTCACGCAGTGGCTGATGAACCTCGCGTACGAGGAGTACTGA